The proteins below come from a single Thermodesulfovibrionales bacterium genomic window:
- a CDS encoding Hsp20/alpha crystallin family protein has translation MAERNLRKSFFTTEEFLNRFFAEELACYPHWTPAVDIYEDNEKFIVEAELPGVREEDIEVKVEGSVLLISGLRKSSSDTFLRCHRLERQQGYFLRRFILSSEIDKEKISATLKDGILTVIIPKKREFIIRHIKVEGEE, from the coding sequence ATGGCTGAAAGGAATCTTAGAAAAAGTTTTTTTACGACTGAAGAGTTTCTTAACAGGTTTTTTGCCGAGGAGTTGGCCTGTTATCCTCACTGGACTCCTGCGGTGGATATATACGAGGATAATGAAAAATTTATAGTTGAGGCAGAACTTCCAGGGGTGCGAGAAGAAGATATCGAGGTAAAGGTGGAAGGCAGCGTGCTTTTAATCAGCGGATTAAGAAAGTCTTCTTCTGATACATTTCTGAGATGCCACAGGCTTGAGAGACAGCAGGGATATTTTTTAAGACGTTTTATACTTTCTTCAGAAATAGATAAAGAAAAGATAAGTGCAACCCTTAAAGATGGTATACTTACTGTTATAATTCCTAAAAAAAGGGAATTCATAATCAGACATATTAAGGTGGAAGGAGAAGAATGA
- a CDS encoding inositol-3-phosphate synthase — protein MKKIRVAIVGVGNCASSLVQGVEYYKTFQKSLGLMHYDLGGYTPGDIEFVAAFDIDERKVGQPLNKAIFAKPNCTKIIWKDMPDSNVIVQMGEVLDGISPHMEEYPPERRFIPSKKEPCDVVKILRDSGAEILLNYLPVGSEKATAFYAEACLQAGVSFINCVPVFIASNPEWEKRFREKNIPIIGDDIKSQIGATIIHRVLTKLFEDRGVKIDNTYQLNVGGNTDFLNMLNRSRLKSKKISKTEAVRSQIHGEIKDEHIHIGPSDYVPWLNDNKVCFIRIEGRIFGDVPINLELRLSVEDSPNSAGVVIDAIRIAKIARDRGTGGVLTSASAYFMKHPPVQYPDEEARRMVEEFIAGKRSH, from the coding sequence ATGAAGAAGATAAGGGTAGCAATAGTCGGTGTTGGTAACTGTGCGAGCTCTCTTGTCCAGGGAGTTGAGTACTATAAAACATTCCAGAAAAGTCTGGGTTTGATGCATTATGACCTGGGGGGATATACTCCTGGAGATATAGAATTCGTAGCTGCCTTTGATATCGATGAAAGAAAAGTGGGTCAACCTCTGAATAAGGCCATATTTGCAAAGCCAAACTGTACAAAGATTATATGGAAGGATATGCCTGACAGTAATGTTATTGTTCAGATGGGAGAGGTTCTGGACGGTATCTCGCCGCACATGGAAGAATATCCTCCTGAGCGCAGGTTTATCCCATCAAAAAAAGAACCCTGTGACGTAGTAAAGATTCTCAGGGATAGTGGAGCTGAGATACTTCTTAATTATCTTCCAGTCGGTTCTGAGAAGGCAACAGCCTTTTATGCTGAGGCATGTCTTCAGGCTGGGGTGAGTTTTATTAACTGTGTTCCTGTATTCATTGCATCCAATCCAGAATGGGAAAAAAGATTCAGGGAAAAAAATATTCCTATCATTGGCGATGATATAAAGAGCCAGATAGGAGCCACAATTATACACCGTGTTCTAACAAAACTCTTTGAAGACAGGGGAGTGAAGATAGACAATACATATCAGTTGAATGTTGGAGGAAACACAGATTTTCTGAATATGTTAAACAGGTCAAGGTTAAAATCAAAGAAGATTTCAAAAACAGAAGCTGTCAGATCACAGATACATGGTGAGATTAAAGATGAACATATCCATATAGGTCCTTCTGATTATGTTCCATGGCTTAATGATAACAAGGTCTGTTTCATAAGGATTGAAGGAAGGATATTCGGTGATGTGCCCATAAATCTTGAGCTGAGGCTTTCTGTGGAGGATTCACCAAACAGTGCCGGTGTTGTAATAGATGCTATAAGAATTGCAAAAATTGCGAGAGATCGGGGTACAGGGGGTGTATTGACCTCTGCTTCTGCCTATTTTATGAAACATCCACCTGTCCAGTATCCTGATGAGGAGGCAAGGAGGATGGTGGAAGAATTTATTGCTGGTAAGAGGTCTCATTAA